A stretch of DNA from Armatimonadota bacterium:
CCCGACGACCCGCCCGTCCCCCTGGAGGAGGAGATTCGGCGGGTCCGAACCCTCCCGGATTTCGTCGACGTGCGCTACTGGGGCGGGTGGGAAGGCGGCGAGGTCATCGCCGAGGCATCTGTGACCATCCTGCGCACCGCCGAGAACCGGCACCTGGCCGAGTTCGAGATCGCGGTGCGGAAGACGCTGCGCCGGCGCGGCCTCGGAACCCGGATGCTTGCGCGCGTCGCCGACGCCGCGGAACGGGAGGGCCGCCGCCTGCTGGTCACCACCACCCGGAGCACCGTTCCGGACGGCGAGGCGTTCCTGCGGCGGATCGGCGCCCAGGTGGGACTGGAGGGTCACACCAATCAGCTGGATCTGCGCGACCTCGACCGGGATCTCCTGCGGCGCTGGCAGGCGCAGGCCACCGAGCGGGCCGCGGGGTTCGAGTTGCTCGTGTGGACCGGGGAAATTCCTGAAGAGCACCTCGAGGAGTTCGCTGCGGTGCTGCAGGCCATGAACCGGGCCCCGCGCGGAGCGCTCCAGATCCAGGACTACAACTTCACCCCGGAGCAGATCCGCGAATGGCACCGCGCGGCCCGCGAGCGCGGCGAGGAAGTGTGGACGATCGCGGCCCGGGAGAAGGCGACGGGACGGCTGGCCGGCTTCACCGAGACCGTCTGGCACCCCAACCGGCCCGAGCTCCTCCGGCAGGAGGCCACCGGCGTGCTTCCGGAGTTCCAGAACCGGGGCCTGGGCCGGTGGATGAAGGCGGCGATGCTGGAGAAGGTGCTGCGGGAACGGCCCCAGGTGACCAGGATCCGCACCGGGAACGCGGACAGCAACGCGCCGATGCTGAAGATCAACTACGAGTTGGGCTTCAAACCCTACATCTCCACCTCCGCCTGGCAGGTGGACCTGGCGCAGGTGCGGGCCTATCTGGACGGCGTCCGCGCCACCGTCTAGCCGCCCTTCCCTTCCTCGGGATGTCCCGTGCGGGCCAGGTAGTCCTCGACCAGCAGCAGCTGCGGGCCGGCCGTCTTGACCACGCTGAGCAGCTGGTCCATGCTGGACACTTCCTCCAGCTGCTCGTCCACGAACCACTGCAGGAAGTGATGCGTGATCCAGTTTCCCTCCTGGGCGGCCTGGTGGACCAGGGCGTAGATCTGCTTCGTCACATCCATCTCCCAGTCCAGGGAGAGCTGCACCGCCTCCTCCGCGCTGGCGAAGCGGTCCTTGGGCGCGGGGATGGCGGGAAGGACCACCCGGCCTCCGGCCTCCACGACATGGTGTACGAACTTCATGGCGTGCTCCCGCTCCTCCTCGGCCTGACGGTAGAAGTAGCGGGCGAGCTGGGGCAGGTTCTCCGCTCCGAAGTGCGCCGCGATGGCCACGTACTGCTGCGACGCGCCGAACTCCCGACCGATCTGCGCGTTGATGGCATCAACCAGCTTCTGAGAGATGAGCATGAGGCCTCCTCGTCTTTGACGTCTGTTCGCGCTGTCCTTCCATTATAGGGGTACAGGTGTGGGGGGCGCAGGCACAGGAGCGCCGGGCAGCCTTCCCCCGATGGCGAGCGGCCCATGGGATCAGGCAAGATGAACCGGCGGCGACCCGCGAACTATCGGAAGCATGGAGGTGCAGCGGACGAAGGCGATGTTCGCCGCGATCGCCCGGCGCTACGATCTGGCGAATTCGGTCCTCAGCGCCGGCCTCCACCACGCCTGGAAGCGCCGCGCCGTCGCCGCGGCCGGCCTGCGGCGCGGGGAGCGGGTGCTGGACGCCGGGGCGGGAACGGGGGATCTGGCCCGCCTGGCCGTCGCGCAGGGAGCGCAGGTGACCGCGGTGGACGTCTCGCTGGAGATGATGGCCGTAGCGCGGATGAAGCTCGGGGCCGAGGCCGGGTTGCGCTGCGTCGGCGGCGATATCGCGGACCTGCCGTTCCGGGGCGGCTCCTTCGACGCGGTGCTGACGGCGTTCACCCTCCGGCACCCGACGCGGCTCGACGAGGCCCTCAGGGAGCTGATGCGGGTCCTGATCCCCGGGGGCCGCCTGGTCATCCTCGAATTCGCCCGGCCGCTCCGCCCGTGGACCGCGGCGGCCTACCGGGTCTACGCCGCTCTCATTCCGGCGATCGGCGGCTGGCTGACTGGAGATGCGGATGCCTACACCTATCTGGTGGAATCCATCCGGCGGTTTCCCGCCCCGCCCGTTCTCGCCGGGATGTTGCGCGCCGTCGGTCTCCGGGACGTCGCCTATCAATACCTGACCGGAGGCATCGTCGCCATCTACACCGCGATCCGCCCGTGGTAAATCGATTCCGACTGCGGCCACCGATGAGAAGCGTGGGAACCGCCGTCGGCCTGCTCACTCTCGTGGGGTCGATCACCGCCGGCCCGTCATCGGCGCAGCACCCGCAGGACGTGGCCCAGTTCCGCGCCTACTGGGTGGACAGCTTCGGTCCGGGGCTGTACACCGAAGCCCAGATCGAGCAACTGGTCGCCGAGACCCGGGCCGCCAACCTCAACGCCATCGTCGCCCAGGTCACGCGCCGCGCCGACTGCCTGTGCAACCGTTCGATCATGCCCCGCACCGAGGCGGAGATCGACCCCTATCCCTTCGACCCGCTGCAGACGCTCATCGAGAAGGCCCACGCCGCCGGTATCGAGGTCCACGCTTGGCTGAACGCGGGAATCCTGTGGGCCGGTGATACTCCGCCGCGCGATCCGGACCACGTCTTCCACACCCACGGCCCGGCCGCCCCCGACGCGGAGAACTGGGTCTCCCGCCGCTATGACGGCGCGGTTCGGGGCGGCACCCTCTACTTCTTCGATCCGGGGCATCCCGCCGCCGCCGACTACATCGTGGAGATGTATCTCAGCATCCTCCGTACCTACGACGTGGACGGGATCAACCTGGACTTCATCCGCTATCCGGACTTCAACGCCGGGGAGAACGTTCCGTCCTGGGGCTACAAC
This window harbors:
- a CDS encoding ubiquinone/menaquinone biosynthesis methyltransferase, whose product is MEVQRTKAMFAAIARRYDLANSVLSAGLHHAWKRRAVAAAGLRRGERVLDAGAGTGDLARLAVAQGAQVTAVDVSLEMMAVARMKLGAEAGLRCVGGDIADLPFRGGSFDAVLTAFTLRHPTRLDEALRELMRVLIPGGRLVILEFARPLRPWTAAAYRVYAALIPAIGGWLTGDADAYTYLVESIRRFPAPPVLAGMLRAVGLRDVAYQYLTGGIVAIYTAIRPW
- a CDS encoding GNAT family N-acetyltransferase, yielding MRIEPIDIKNASEATSAALNAFRNEIRAERLPDDPPVPLEEEIRRVRTLPDFVDVRYWGGWEGGEVIAEASVTILRTAENRHLAEFEIAVRKTLRRRGLGTRMLARVADAAEREGRRLLVTTTRSTVPDGEAFLRRIGAQVGLEGHTNQLDLRDLDRDLLRRWQAQATERAAGFELLVWTGEIPEEHLEEFAAVLQAMNRAPRGALQIQDYNFTPEQIREWHRAARERGEEVWTIAAREKATGRLAGFTETVWHPNRPELLRQEATGVLPEFQNRGLGRWMKAAMLEKVLRERPQVTRIRTGNADSNAPMLKINYELGFKPYISTSAWQVDLAQVRAYLDGVRATV
- a CDS encoding family 10 glycosylhydrolase; the protein is MRSVGTAVGLLTLVGSITAGPSSAQHPQDVAQFRAYWVDSFGPGLYTEAQIEQLVAETRAANLNAIVAQVTRRADCLCNRSIMPRTEAEIDPYPFDPLQTLIEKAHAAGIEVHAWLNAGILWAGDTPPRDPDHVFHTHGPAAPDAENWVSRRYDGAVRGGTLYFFDPGHPAAADYIVEMYLSILRTYDVDGINLDFIRYPDFNAGENVPSWGYNPVALARFRALTGRRDVPAPTDPEWMAWRREQITGIVRRIYLEAYAVKPLVRISADTVTYGTISGEPGAWAQSRPYREVLQDWRGWMEEGILDLNIPMNYRRHQIPPPGQRSMYEEWNRFATDHQYARQAAIGTAL
- a CDS encoding ferritin, whose product is MLISQKLVDAINAQIGREFGASQQYVAIAAHFGAENLPQLARYFYRQAEEEREHAMKFVHHVVEAGGRVVLPAIPAPKDRFASAEEAVQLSLDWEMDVTKQIYALVHQAAQEGNWITHHFLQWFVDEQLEEVSSMDQLLSVVKTAGPQLLLVEDYLARTGHPEEGKGG